The Candidatus Eisenbacteria bacterium genome contains the following window.
AACTCGTGGTTCGGCTACAAGCGATTCGCTACCGTCCTGCGCGACGCGGCGCTGGTGGCGAGCGCGTACTTCCTCTACCTGCGCGTCGCCGAGGACTAGAGCACACCGGAGGTGCGAATCAATGGCTGATCGATCCCTGCCACACCGAGAGAGCGAGAGCGAGCAGATCGTCGCTTCGCTCCGGACCGTCTACCGCACCCGGAGGCCGCTCCTCCTGGCCTGCGTCCTCGGGGTGGTGCTCCCGGTTCTCGCGTTCAACGAGCTCGCCACGCCCGTGTTCGAGGCGGAGTCGAGCCTCGTCTTCGAGGAGCTGACGACTCCCGTCGCGAGCGATCTCACGACGGAGGCGGCGCGTGAGTACCAGCTCTTCAACCGGATCGAGGAGATGAACAGCCTCGCGTTCGCCGAGGACATCGCGAGGGCCCTCCCCGACAGCCTCCGGGAGCGGATCCCGCCTCCGAAGGACGAGGAGGCACGAAAGCTGGGGGATCCCATCGAGCACGCGGGCGTGTTCCTGCACGAGGGACTTCGGGCCTCTCCGCTCCGCAACACGAACGTCGTCCGCGTGCGCGCGCGCACGAACGACGCCGAGCTCAGCATGGCGGTCGCGAATCTCGCGCCCCTGGTGCTCGAGGAGCGCGGGTTCCGGATCCGTCGCGAGGGCGCCAAGGGCCTCAAGAGCTACGTCGACGACCAGCTCTCCAGCTCCAAGGCGCGCTTGCAGGAGTCCGAGGAGCAGCTCCGCAATTACAAGCAGTCTCGGGGGGTCAGCTCCCTCGAGGGCGAGTCGGCGGAGACGCTCCGCAAGCTCACGGAAGCCGAGATCGCCTTCAACACGACGCGGGCCGACCGGCGCGCGGCCGAGCAGAGACTCGCGGCCGTCCGCCAGACGGTCACCTCCCAGCGGGGACAGCTGGTCCCCTCGGTCACGAACACCTCCGCGCGAGCCACCCAGGGGCTGAAGGAGAAGCTCGTCGTCATGGAGGGCCAGTACGCCCAGCTCTCGGTCCAGGGCTATTCCCCGGACCACCCGCGGATGAGCCAGCTCCGGCAGGAGATCGCGGAGGGAAAGAGGACGCTCGCCGAGGAAGCCACCCGCGTCGCGAAGACCGGCAGCACCGGCGATCCGATCGGGAACATCGAGGTGCTGAACCAGGAGGCCCAGACGCTTCAGCTCCAGGTCCAGAGCCTGCGGGCGCGCGAGAACGCGCTGTCGCGGGCGGTGGGACAGTACCGCGGCATGCTGAGCCGGCTCCCGGGTATGGAGATCGAGCTGGCTCGCCTCACGCGGGAGCGGGACGCCAACCACAAGACCTACACGTCGCTCCTCGACAACCGGGAGACGATTCGCGGCGCCCTGGCGAACCAGGTGCCGAACAGCCGCGTCGTCGACTGGGCGCAGCTTCCCGAGGACCCGATCTTCCCTCAGAAGCCGCTCAATCTGGCGCTCGGGCTCGCCCTGGGCCTCATGCTCGGGACGGGAATCGGACTCCATCTCGAGTCCGGACGGTCGAACCTCCGCAACATGCTCGCGTTCGAGGACCAGATGGGGTGGGAAGTCCTCGCCCGCGTGCCGGCTTCCAAGATCGGCTCCTCGGGACGGCTCTCGAGTCTGGCAAAGAAGGACTGGGACGCGTCGGAGAACGACTCCCGCCGCGCGCTCGTGTCGCACTCCGATCCCGCTTCGGCGGCGGGCGAAGCGTATTTCATGCTCCGGACGCGGCTCGAGCTGCTCGGACTGGGCACGAAGTATCGCTCCCTCATGGTGACCAGCACGGCGCCTCGGGACGGAAAGTCGAGCACGCTCTGCAACCTGGCCGCGACCTTCGGCGCCGCCGGGCGCTCGGCGCTCGTCGTGGACGCCGAGCTTCGACGTCCGGTGATCCACCGCTACTTCGGCGTGAACCAGTGGCCGGGACTGAGCGACATCCTGGTCGCGCGAACCGGCAACGGAAACCATCCACACGGGTACGTCACGTCGCCCGGCTCCGGGAACGGCAACGGCAGCAGAAGCTCCGAGCTCTTCCAGCCGACCGGCGTGGATGGAGTGACGGTGCTCGCCTGCGGCAAGCGCGTGAGCGAGATCGAGTGGGAGAGCACGCGTCCGCTCCTCGGTCCCCTGCTCCAGGAGCTCCGGACCGAGTACGACGTCCTGCTCGTGGACTCGGCTCCGCCGACACTCGTCCACGACACGCTCGCGCTCTGCTCGCTCGTCGACGCGGTCGTGGTCGTGGTCAACACGGCGAACTACGACACGCAGCGACTCCTGGAGACGAAGCGCCTCCTCGAGCGGGCGGGCGCGAACATCATCGGCTGCGTGATCAACCGGGTCGAGCCGTACGGAACCTATTCCTACTATTACGATCGGCGGTACAGCCCGAGGGAGCCCGGAGACTCTCCGCTCACGTCGCGGGCCTGAGACTCTCCGCTCACGTCGCGGGCCTGAGCCCGAGGATCTGAGCCCGGAGTCCGGCCAGACCCGTACGGGCGCCCACGTGGACCCTCCGTAGCGCCAACCGATCGCTCCGGCGCGCATCGTTCACGCCTGGGACCGTCGTGAAGGCCAGCTGGACGCCCGATTCCTCCAGGAGGCGCGACAGCCGGGCGTTGTGACGACCCGCGGGATACGCGAAGACCGGCGCGGCGGCTCCGAGCTCGCGCTCGAGATCCTCGATGGATCCCCGGATCTCCTCGCGAGCGTCCTGGATCGGGATCCGGTCCATCATCGGATGCGTGCGCGTGTGGGATCCCATCGACACGCCCTCGCGGGCCAGCGCGCGGAGCGCGCTCCAGCCGAGGATGGCGGGCGTGGGGTGGTCCTTCCCCAGATCGCTGCAGATCTGCCGGACGAGGTCCATCGCGTCCTCGTGAGGCATCTCCTTCACCGATTCTCGGAGCGCTCGGAAGCAGCGCACGCGGTCCTGGAAGGAAGACCACTCGAACGCCCCGACGGGTGTCGAGACGCGCGTCGCGGTCGACCTCGCGATCGCCTGGAAGAGGCGGTCCCACCAGAACGAGCGTTCCGGACGGTCCGGGTAGCCGGTGGGCACGAAGAGCGTCACCGGAAGCCCCGCGCGCTTCAGCGCGGGCCACGCATGCTCCTCGAAGTCCACGTACGCGTCGTCGAACGTGAGGAGGACCGCTCTCGGCGGGAGCGTCCGGTCCCTTCGGAGGAGGGCCAGGAGCTCCTCCAGTCCGAGGACCCGGCACTGCCGCGCCAGGAACTCCACGTGCTCGGCGAACTCGGCGGGGGTCGCGCTCAGCGTTCCGGGGGCGAAGCGGGGTCGCGCGTGCGGCTCGGCGATCCGGTGATACGTGAGGACCGCCAGGCGATCGGGCCTTCCTCCGAGCGTTCGCTCCAGGATGCGAATGAAGCCGGCCCGTCCGGCCCCGCGAACCGCGGTCGCGGCCAGCGTTCGAGAGCGCTTCATGGCGCCCCCCGACGCCAGACGCCCCTCGATCGCGTTCTCGATGGCGTCGACCCACTCCGCGTTGACCTGCTCGCGAACCCGGTGGCGCTGAACCCACGCGCGGCCGTTCTCGCCCATCTGGCGGCGAGCGGCGGGATCTCGCACGAGATCCGCGAGGCACTCCTGGAACCGCGCGGTGTCCCCATAGGGCACCACGAGTCCCGAGCCCGCCTTGTGGATCGCGTCGGCTCCCTCGCCCTTCCCCGCGAAGAGAATCGGCTTTCCGGCGCCCATGTACTCGAGGATCTTCGAGGGCATCGCGCTCTCCGCCTCGGGCCGAAGGGTGACCAGCAGGATGTCGGCGGACGTGATCGCCTCGATGTATCCCTCGTAGGGAACGAAACCGTGCACCTTCACGCTGGAGTACCCGGGGGCGAGGGATCGTTCGGCGAGGACGGATCGCTCGACCCCGTCGCCGTAGACGTGGAGCTCCACGTCGCCGGATCCTCCGTTCGCGACGGCGTCGGCCGCGAATCCGATACCCTGGATGTATCCAAGGAGGCCCGCGTAGACGAGGCGGACGCGCCTGCCGTCCGCGTTCGACGAGGAAGCGGCACTCCTCCGTTCGAGCTCCTGCAGCAGCTCCCCCGACACCCCGTTCGGGACGAAGTGGACCCTCGAGGCCTGGACCCCGTTCTCGATCAGGTACCGGCGCTGCGACTCGGACGTGGTCGAGATTCCCTGCGCGGCGCGAAACGCGGAGAGCGCGACGGCCCGTAGCGCTCCGACGCCGAGCCGCTGGAACGGAACGCGCCCCACGAACCGAGCGTACTCCCACGTGAGATCCCGCAGGTCGAGCCACATCGGGATCCGGAACGACCGAGCCGCCAGGGAATTGAGGACGAACGGCATCGACGCGATCACGCCGTCGAGATTCGAGTGGAGCTTGCGCGTGCTCGAGGCGAGGTACGCGAACCGCGCTTCCCACGCCAGACGCCGGACGAAATCGTCCTTGGACGCGACCTTGGGCGGAAATCTCCAGATCACGTTCCCCGAGGCGTCCCGCATGATCTCGGTGGCTCGACTCTTCTCCGCGCCATAGGCCGCGGGATCGGGGTAGTTGGGCATCTGGGTCAGCACGGTGACGTGGTGCCCTCTCCCGGTCAGCGCCCCCGTCAGGGCGGCGGCACGCTTGGCCGCCGGGGAGGACTCCGGCGGGTATCGCGACGTGACGAACGCGAGCCTCACGCCCGGGCCTCCCGGCGAGACACGCCGAAGGCCCGGGCCGGGATCGCCGTGCGTGGAACCTCCCGAATCAGGTCCGCGAGCCGCGCGGCGTTTCGCGAGAGGTCGAAGGACTCGAGCACCTTGGCTCGCGCGGCCCGCCCCATCCGCCGCCTCCGCTCCGGATCGTGGGCGAGCTTCTCGAGGGCGCCGGCGAGCGACTCGGGATCGGCCGGCGGCACGAGGAATCCGTTCACTCCGTCGTCCACGAGCTCGGGGATGCCCGAGATCCGGCTCGCGACGGCGGGAAGGCCGCACGCCATTCCTTCCATGACCGAGACGGGGATCCCCTCGCGGGAGCCTCGCCTCGTGGGAACGCTCGGCTGGACGATCACGTCGCACCGGCGGAGGAGGCTCGCGACGGCGGGCCGGGCCAGCGGCCCGTGCAGGGTCACCTCGCCGCCGAGCCCCGCATCGGCCACCTGCGCGACGAGCGCCTCCCTGCCGGGACCGTCGCCGACGAGATGGCAGTGGACCCGCGTGCCGCGGGTACGCAGGAGCCGGCACGCCTCGACGAGGTGACGGTGGCCCTTCACCTCGATGAACGATCCGACGCAGACGATCGAGAGCGTCCCGTGATCCTCGGGGCGCTCCTCCGGAGCGAAGAGCGCGGTGTCCGCGCCGCAGTGGAGGACGCGCAGCTTGGCGGCGTCCGTCCCGGGACACTCGTCGAGCACGAGCCTGCGGTTGTACTCGGAGATCATGACGGCGAACGCCGCGGCGTCCACCTTCTCGCGGAGCATGCGCCGCTCGACATGGATGTCGTGGCCGTGCGCGGTGAAGCTGAACGGGATTCCCGTGAGCCGGTGCACGATCAGCGCGGCCACGGTCGGATGGTTCGCGAAGTGGGCGTGGACATGCGTGACGCCCTTCCGCTCCATTTCGTAGGCCATCCGGACCGCCTTGGGGAAGATCCCGATCGCGCCGACGAAGAAGTTCGCGCTGCCCCACGTGCCGCGGAGCACCTCGGCAAGCGCTCCCCAGAGGGCGCCGGGACGGCGCCGCGCGAAGTGCGCGACCGCCGCGAGGATCGCGGGCGAGACGAAGGGGTGGAACACGACGCGGCCGTTCAGGGACTCCACTTCCGGATGCACCACCTTCTGCTTCTCGAGGAGCAGCGGATAGAGGGTGGTTGCCACTCCGTGGCGCTCCATCGCGACGATCTCGTAGAGAACGAACGTCTCGGTCAGTTTCGGGAAGCGCGAGGTGATGTACCCGATCGTCACCGCGCCGGCTCCACGACGCCCCTCAGGTCGTCGAGCGCCATGCGGATCCGCCGTCCCCGCATCGTCTCGTTCGTGACGACGTGGAGCGCGGCGGCCGCGAGACCGAGGAGAAGCCAGTAGTAGCGCTGATAGGAGAGATGGAGGAAGACCGCGCTCACGAGGTATCCCCAGATCGCGACGAAGAACCCCAGCGCGAGTCCCGCCAGATCGGGGCGCTCGTCCCGGAGCCGCCGCCACGCGCGCCACAGCTTCACCTGGATCCACCCGACGAGCGCGAGGAACGTGGTGATCCCGAGGATCCCGGTCTCGGCCGCGAGCTCGAAGTACAGGTTGTGGGCCCGGCGAGGTCGATCGATCACCTTGTACGCGATGTCGGGATCGCTCATGTACTCGGCGGAGTACACCGGCGCGTATTGCCCCGGACCCACGCCCACCACGGGGTGGTCCACGAACACGGACCACGCCGCGAGCATCTCGGTGAGCCTCGAGCGCATGACCTCCTCGCTCTGCGATTCGCGTGTTCCTTCGAGGAGGCCGGGCGTTTCCTGGAGCGTCGCGACCCGGAGGACGTAGCCCGGAGCCAGGACGAGCACGATCAGGACCAGCGCCGCGGCTCCCCACGCCAGCGTGCGCAGCCGGACGGTGCGGGTGAGGGCGAGAATCGCCGCCATGACCACGACCGTGACGAAGCCGCCGCGAGAGTAGGTGAGGAGGACCCCCGCCAGGATGAGCGCGGCGCCCGCGAGGAGGGCGATCCGGACCTTCCGGCTCTCCTCGCTCCTCGCGCGAAAGAACGCGAGCGGGAGGAGGACGAGCAGGATCTGCGCGTATCGGTTCGGCTCCCCCACCGGGCCGCCGGCCCGGTTGGAGACCGCGATCTTCTGGGCGGGCCGGAACGGATCGCGCGCCATGTTCTCCTCGTGGAGGAGGAACTCGAGATTGCGCTGGGCCAGCCCTCCGAACTGTCGGTCGTACGCGCGCGTGGCCTCCTGGTAGAGCGTCAGGCCTCCGAGCACGGCGCCGCACACGACGAGGACGTTCAGCGCGCGGCGGAGCCGGTCGGGGGTGCGGAACAGGTTCACCGCCACGAAGTAGAGGAGCAGTCCTTCGAGCAGAAACGTCGTGAGCCACCGGATCGCCTCGGGCACGTCCTGGACGACGAAGGTGGAGAGGAGCACGGCGCCGAAGAACGTGAAGAGGAGGAGGACCGAACGGTCCACGACCAGCGGCTCGTGGCGCAGGAGCCGGACCGCGAGGGGTCCCGCGAGGAGGAGCACCGAAGCCCCGGCGAGCGCCGAGGGCAACCCATGCACCGTGACGGCGATCCCCGGGAAATTCAGGTACAGCACGGCGAGTCCCAGGAGCGCCACCCCTTCGGGAGCGATCAGGATTGCCGTGGCGGCGACCAGAGCCAGAATTGTAAAAACGGCCATTCCAGCGACCTCCAAGGAGATCGTTGGCGCGGTAACGATCGTAGCAGAGGGACCGGGAGCGCCATTCGAGCTTTGAAGCAAGGGCCGCGCCGCTCCACGCCGTTGACCTGACGCCACCCCCGCGCTAGCATGTCCCGCGAGTCGAGGTACCCACCGGAGATCCCGTACGTTCATGCTCTTCCGCTCCCGCCGCAAGGAACCACCCCCCGATTCCGCGATCCGAAACGAGACCGCCCGCGCCTATGAAAGCGTGCGGACGCACTGGACGGCTTGCGAGTCGTGTCGGGGCGCCGCGGCGGCGTCCTCATCGCTCTGGTGCGCCCGGGGACTCGACCTCATGCGCCGCGGCGTCACCGAGGATCCGCACTGGGAGACGTGCGCCCGATGCCGGGAGGCTCAGGAGCGCGTGTCATCGGGCCAGTGCGACGAGGGACGCGAGCTCGAGCAGCGCTATCGCGTCCTCGCCCGCCGTCTGGCCAGCGCCTAGGGGTCTGACGGCACCGGCGGCCCGAGCGTCGCGTAGGCCGCCGAAACGATGCGCTCGAGATCCTCGGGGCGGAGCTCCTGATGCACGGGAAGGAGGAGCGTCCCCTGGCGTAACCGTGCCGCGCCGGGAAACTCCGTGACGCGCAGCGATGGATGCGGCACGGACCAGAGCTTCACGGCGCGAACCCCGTGCCGCATCAACCCGGCTGCCGCGCGCTCCTTGTCCACGACGAACACGGGAAACGCGAACGGACTCAGCCCCTCTGGATCCCGTCGGAACGGACGCGGAACCCACGCGCGGAGCTCCGCGGTCAGCGCGCGGTAGTGGCGTGCCCGCGCCTCGGCCACCGGTGAGGCCAGGAGGCGAGGCAGGAGGATGGAAAGAGGCGCCGTCGCGCCGCGCCGAGGATCGCCCAGGCGGAAGTCCTTCTCGGCCAGGTACGCCTGCGCGCGGCGGAGGCGTCTCCACAGGGAGCCGACCGCAGGGGATCGCGCCGCGAACCACGCTCCGTGCCGTACCGCCACGCCGCGAACTCCCATGTGGTGCCTGCCGGTCGGACGCAGGAGCGTGCCCTCCAGGACGACGGCCCCGCCATCCGGGACGCCCACGGTCTTGTAGATGCTGAAGAGCGCGAGCGTCCCCCACGTTCCCAGCGGGCGTCCGTCGATCGCGCCGAGCCACCCCTGAGCCGCGTCCTCCACGAGGTGGATTCCACGCAGGTCGCACCAGTGGCGCCAGCGAGCCGCGTCCTGGGCGAATCCGAGGTAGTGGATCACGTGCAGCACGCGGACGCTCGGATCGAGCCGCGCATCGAGCTCGGCCGGGTCGGGCGCGAGATCGGGTCCGACGTCGTAGTACAGGAGATCCAGACCGGCCTGCACGTAGGCCTCGATTTCGGATCCATGGTGGAACGCCGGCACCAGGGCTTTGGCTCCTCGCGGCAGACGCAGGAGCAGGAGTCCTTCGTAGAGTCCCTGCCTCGCCCGCGCGAAGAGTTTCCCCAGCCCATTCTTGAATGGGAACGGCAGCGCCGTCGTGCATCGCCTCACGTACACGTTCCAGGGGAGCGGCGGGGCGACGGTGAGAATCGCCGCGCTCACCGGCGCTTCAGGAACCGACGTGCGATCGGCCGAAGGTAGCGCTGGGCGGCCCAGTCGGCCACGCCATCGGGGGTCCGCCCGAAGGACTGGAACTGAACTTGAACCTCGACCGTCGAGGTCCACTCGCGCTTCCACGCGTCCTCCTTGCCGAGGAAGTCGTATCGGCGGAGTCCTCGCGCGAACGCTCCCTGGATGGCCGCCGCCCGGATGAGCACACCCGGGGCGTCCGACCGGTACGACTCGTCGTACCCGGACTTGAGGAGGGAATACCGCCCGTTCTCCTCGAAGGCGATCTCGACGGCGAAGGCGACCCCGTCGAGCCGCAAGTAGGACAGGCGGAGCGAGCCGCGCGAAGCGAGCCAGCGCGCGATCTCCCGGTAGAAGCCGCGCGTGTTCGGCGAGGACGCGATCGCGGTGCCTTTCTTTCCCTTCCACCCGCTGGCCTCGATCGCGAATCCCTCCTCGAGATACCGATCCAGGTCCTCGCTGCCGTCCTGGAGATCCGTCTCGAAGTCTCCTCGGGAATGAATCCGCCGCAGGCGGCGCTTCAGCTCGCGAGCGAACTGATGGCGCCTGGTCGCGAGCAGCTCCTCCCAGGTGCCGTCGAGCATGAGGTACGGGCAGCGCTCGAGAACACGCACGACGGTCGGCCGCCGGGCCTGCCGCGAGGCCGCTTGCAGCGCCGCCAGTGACGGATCTTCCTCCGGCACGAACGCGACGGTGAGCCGTCGAGGCGACGTCCGGATCAGGGCCGTGGCGAGCGTCTCCAGCGCGGCGGCATCGGCCGCGAGGAGGCCGAACGAGGGGGTGTGGTAGTTGGAGGTGGACCTGAGCTCCCCGTTCCGGCGCTGCATGGGGACCACCCCCACGAGCCGACCCCCACGGCGGACCGTGACGATCTCGAGCCCGCCCCGGCCGAAGGCCCGGTGCCACGCCTGGACCCATTCCGGACGAAGGCTTGCGGCCGCTCCGACCGCGTCGGCCAGCTCGTTCCACGCCGGAGCGAGCCTGTCGACAGCGTCGAGACCCTTCAGGACGGCGACGGAATCGGCGGCGCCAGCCGGCTTCCCGGAGGGCTCCAGGGTCCGCACCGCGGGCTCGGCCGGGCCCCCTCTTGGCAGAGCTTCCATCCCTTTTCTTCTCCGGGTCGAGGCCCACCTCAGTTTCGTGACGGCGGCACGCGGGGTTACGCGATCTCGCCGTGATCGGGCATTGTTCCAGCAAGGCCGATGCCGTGAGAAGGGGCCCTCCGATCGGGAACGCCCCAAGTGAGGTGCGCCTCGCCATGCGGGAGCAAGGTAGACTCTTGAGGATGAGCCATCACGCCCCGGCTGGGCTGCGATTCGAGACCCACGACACGTTCGGTCCCCTCTTACCCGAATGGGAGGCGCTCGCGCGGGCGACCCGCAACGTGTTCGCCACCGCGGAGTGGGCATCCCTCTGGTGGGAGTCCTATGGAGGCTCGGCTCGCCTCCGGCTCGTGGGCGCCCGGTCGGCCGAGGGGAAGCTCGTGGGAATCGTGCCGCTCGTGATCACACGTGTCGGTCCGGTCCGCGTCGCACGATTCCTCGGGCACGGAATGAGCGATCTGCTGGGGCCGATCCGCGCGTCGGACCATGGGGTCACCTCGCCGAGCCTGCTGGAGGCTGCGCTCGGCGAGATCGGGCCGCAATGGGATCTGTTTCTCGGCGAGCGGCTGCCGGGCGGCGACGCGTGGTGCGAGGCGGGAACGTCGGAGCTCCGGCGCGAGTCGAACATGGTGCTCCCTTTGTCACGCTGGCCGGACTGGGATGCCTACGTGACGGCACTGAGCCGGAAGCTGCGCCAGCAGATCCGCCACGACGAGAAGGCCCTCGCCAAGCGACACCGGCTTCGGTTCCGGATGACGCGTGAGGCATCGAGCCTCCCTGCGGACCTCGACACCGTGTTCGCACTGCATCGGGCGCGGTGGGAAGGCAGGTCCTCGTTCGTGCCGGGCGAGACCTTCTATCGCCGGTTCGCCGCGCTCGCGCTGGAGCGCGGATGGCTTCGCCTCTGGATCCTGGAAGCGGACTCCCGGCCCGTCGCCGCCCGCTACGATTTCGAGTACGAGGGCGCCTACCACGCCTACAACGCGGGAAGAGACCCTGCATGGAGAAAGGCCGGCGTCGGGCTCGTCCTGAGAGCCCACACCATGCGGGAGGCCATGTCGGGCGGCGCGGCGGAGTACCGGTTCCTGCGCGGAGGGGAGGACTACAAGAAGCGATTCCTCACGGAGGACGCCGGGCTCGTCACGGTCGCGCGGGGACGCACCTGGCTCGGGCGCTGGGCCGCGCAGGCCGGGACCCTGCTGAGGAACCGCCCCCGCCTGAGGCGGCTCGCGACGCAGCTCGTGCGAAGGAGGTCACCCGTGGAAATGGAAGAGTGACGCTCCCTCGCTGGATCAGCGCGGCGTTCTCCAGGCGCTTCGCTCGATGCCATAGAGGAGCGTGGCTCGTCCTTGAAGCTCGACCTCGCGCACGAAGCGCTCGCCGAGGCGCTCGGCGAGTCGGATCGAGCGCTGGTTGTCCGGGTCGATCAGGCTGATCGCGCGCGGCCAGTGAAGCGTGTGGAAGGCGTGATCCAGCGACGCTTCCGCGGCCTCGAAGGC
Protein-coding sequences here:
- a CDS encoding O-antigen ligase family protein, producing MAVFTILALVAATAILIAPEGVALLGLAVLYLNFPGIAVTVHGLPSALAGASVLLLAGPLAVRLLRHEPLVVDRSVLLLFTFFGAVLLSTFVVQDVPEAIRWLTTFLLEGLLLYFVAVNLFRTPDRLRRALNVLVVCGAVLGGLTLYQEATRAYDRQFGGLAQRNLEFLLHEENMARDPFRPAQKIAVSNRAGGPVGEPNRYAQILLVLLPLAFFRARSEESRKVRIALLAGAALILAGVLLTYSRGGFVTVVVMAAILALTRTVRLRTLAWGAAALVLIVLVLAPGYVLRVATLQETPGLLEGTRESQSEEVMRSRLTEMLAAWSVFVDHPVVGVGPGQYAPVYSAEYMSDPDIAYKVIDRPRRAHNLYFELAAETGILGITTFLALVGWIQVKLWRAWRRLRDERPDLAGLALGFFVAIWGYLVSAVFLHLSYQRYYWLLLGLAAAALHVVTNETMRGRRIRMALDDLRGVVEPAR
- a CDS encoding GNAT family N-acetyltransferase gives rise to the protein MSHHAPAGLRFETHDTFGPLLPEWEALARATRNVFATAEWASLWWESYGGSARLRLVGARSAEGKLVGIVPLVITRVGPVRVARFLGHGMSDLLGPIRASDHGVTSPSLLEAALGEIGPQWDLFLGERLPGGDAWCEAGTSELRRESNMVLPLSRWPDWDAYVTALSRKLRQQIRHDEKALAKRHRLRFRMTREASSLPADLDTVFALHRARWEGRSSFVPGETFYRRFAALALERGWLRLWILEADSRPVAARYDFEYEGAYHAYNAGRDPAWRKAGVGLVLRAHTMREAMSGGAAEYRFLRGGEDYKKRFLTEDAGLVTVARGRTWLGRWAAQAGTLLRNRPRLRRLATQLVRRRSPVEMEE
- a CDS encoding GNVR domain-containing protein, encoding MADRSLPHRESESEQIVASLRTVYRTRRPLLLACVLGVVLPVLAFNELATPVFEAESSLVFEELTTPVASDLTTEAAREYQLFNRIEEMNSLAFAEDIARALPDSLRERIPPPKDEEARKLGDPIEHAGVFLHEGLRASPLRNTNVVRVRARTNDAELSMAVANLAPLVLEERGFRIRREGAKGLKSYVDDQLSSSKARLQESEEQLRNYKQSRGVSSLEGESAETLRKLTEAEIAFNTTRADRRAAEQRLAAVRQTVTSQRGQLVPSVTNTSARATQGLKEKLVVMEGQYAQLSVQGYSPDHPRMSQLRQEIAEGKRTLAEEATRVAKTGSTGDPIGNIEVLNQEAQTLQLQVQSLRARENALSRAVGQYRGMLSRLPGMEIELARLTRERDANHKTYTSLLDNRETIRGALANQVPNSRVVDWAQLPEDPIFPQKPLNLALGLALGLMLGTGIGLHLESGRSNLRNMLAFEDQMGWEVLARVPASKIGSSGRLSSLAKKDWDASENDSRRALVSHSDPASAAGEAYFMLRTRLELLGLGTKYRSLMVTSTAPRDGKSSTLCNLAATFGAAGRSALVVDAELRRPVIHRYFGVNQWPGLSDILVARTGNGNHPHGYVTSPGSGNGNGSRSSELFQPTGVDGVTVLACGKRVSEIEWESTRPLLGPLLQELRTEYDVLLVDSAPPTLVHDTLALCSLVDAVVVVVNTANYDTQRLLETKRLLERAGANIIGCVINRVEPYGTYSYYYDRRYSPREPGDSPLTSRA
- a CDS encoding GNAT family N-acetyltransferase, with translation MEALPRGGPAEPAVRTLEPSGKPAGAADSVAVLKGLDAVDRLAPAWNELADAVGAAASLRPEWVQAWHRAFGRGGLEIVTVRRGGRLVGVVPMQRRNGELRSTSNYHTPSFGLLAADAAALETLATALIRTSPRRLTVAFVPEEDPSLAALQAASRQARRPTVVRVLERCPYLMLDGTWEELLATRRHQFARELKRRLRRIHSRGDFETDLQDGSEDLDRYLEEGFAIEASGWKGKKGTAIASSPNTRGFYREIARWLASRGSLRLSYLRLDGVAFAVEIAFEENGRYSLLKSGYDESYRSDAPGVLIRAAAIQGAFARGLRRYDFLGKEDAWKREWTSTVEVQVQFQSFGRTPDGVADWAAQRYLRPIARRFLKRR
- a CDS encoding DegT/DnrJ/EryC1/StrS family aminotransferase, producing MSAAILTVAPPLPWNVYVRRCTTALPFPFKNGLGKLFARARQGLYEGLLLLRLPRGAKALVPAFHHGSEIEAYVQAGLDLLYYDVGPDLAPDPAELDARLDPSVRVLHVIHYLGFAQDAARWRHWCDLRGIHLVEDAAQGWLGAIDGRPLGTWGTLALFSIYKTVGVPDGGAVVLEGTLLRPTGRHHMGVRGVAVRHGAWFAARSPAVGSLWRRLRRAQAYLAEKDFRLGDPRRGATAPLSILLPRLLASPVAEARARHYRALTAELRAWVPRPFRRDPEGLSPFAFPVFVVDKERAAAGLMRHGVRAVKLWSVPHPSLRVTEFPGAARLRQGTLLLPVHQELRPEDLERIVSAAYATLGPPVPSDP
- a CDS encoding glycosyltransferase; this translates as MTIGYITSRFPKLTETFVLYEIVAMERHGVATTLYPLLLEKQKVVHPEVESLNGRVVFHPFVSPAILAAVAHFARRRPGALWGALAEVLRGTWGSANFFVGAIGIFPKAVRMAYEMERKGVTHVHAHFANHPTVAALIVHRLTGIPFSFTAHGHDIHVERRMLREKVDAAAFAVMISEYNRRLVLDECPGTDAAKLRVLHCGADTALFAPEERPEDHGTLSIVCVGSFIEVKGHRHLVEACRLLRTRGTRVHCHLVGDGPGREALVAQVADAGLGGEVTLHGPLARPAVASLLRRCDVIVQPSVPTRRGSREGIPVSVMEGMACGLPAVASRISGIPELVDDGVNGFLVPPADPESLAGALEKLAHDPERRRRMGRAARAKVLESFDLSRNAARLADLIREVPRTAIPARAFGVSRREARA
- a CDS encoding polysaccharide deacetylase family protein: MRLAFVTSRYPPESSPAAKRAAALTGALTGRGHHVTVLTQMPNYPDPAAYGAEKSRATEIMRDASGNVIWRFPPKVASKDDFVRRLAWEARFAYLASSTRKLHSNLDGVIASMPFVLNSLAARSFRIPMWLDLRDLTWEYARFVGRVPFQRLGVGALRAVALSAFRAAQGISTTSESQRRYLIENGVQASRVHFVPNGVSGELLQELERRSAASSSNADGRRVRLVYAGLLGYIQGIGFAADAVANGGSGDVELHVYGDGVERSVLAERSLAPGYSSVKVHGFVPYEGYIEAITSADILLVTLRPEAESAMPSKILEYMGAGKPILFAGKGEGADAIHKAGSGLVVPYGDTARFQECLADLVRDPAARRQMGENGRAWVQRHRVREQVNAEWVDAIENAIEGRLASGGAMKRSRTLAATAVRGAGRAGFIRILERTLGGRPDRLAVLTYHRIAEPHARPRFAPGTLSATPAEFAEHVEFLARQCRVLGLEELLALLRRDRTLPPRAVLLTFDDAYVDFEEHAWPALKRAGLPVTLFVPTGYPDRPERSFWWDRLFQAIARSTATRVSTPVGAFEWSSFQDRVRCFRALRESVKEMPHEDAMDLVRQICSDLGKDHPTPAILGWSALRALAREGVSMGSHTRTHPMMDRIPIQDAREEIRGSIEDLERELGAAAPVFAYPAGRHNARLSRLLEESGVQLAFTTVPGVNDARRSDRLALRRVHVGARTGLAGLRAQILGLRPAT